CGGGCGAGGCCGGATACGAGTTCTGGGGTCCCTACGAGGAGGGCGAGGAGATCAAGGAGATCTTCATGTCCGCCGGCGAAGAGTACGACATCCGCCACCTCGGCGCGGAGAGCTACCAGACGCCGAACGCGATCCTCGGCTGGATCCCGATCGTCGTCCCCGCCATCTGGGACGAGGGAATGGAAGAGTACCTCGAATGGCTCGACGTCGGCGACGGCCTGCTCTCGATCGGTGGGAGCTTCGAGTCCGACGACATCACCGATTACTACTTCACGCCCACAGAGCTCGGCTACGGTCACATCATCAACTTCGACCACGAGTTCTGCGGCAGCGACGCCCTCGAAGCGGAAGCGGGCAACCCCGACCGCCAGAAGGTCACGCTCGTCTGGGACGACGACGACGTCATCGACGTCTTCGCGTCGCTGTTCCGCGAGGGTCCGACCAAGAAGTTCATGCGCTTCCCGCACCCGCGCGCCTCGGCGTGTCACTACGACCAGGTCCTCAACGAGGATGGCGAGCGCGTCGGCTTCTCGACGGACAAATCCTACATCTACAACCAGCGCGAGTTCCTCTCGCTGGGCGTCGTCGACAGCGAACTGGCCGAGCCCGGAACCGAGGTCACGGTCCTCTGGGGCGAGCCCGAAGACAACGACAACGACCGCGTCGAACGCCACGAGATGGCGGAGATCACGGCGACCGTCGCACCCGCGCCGTACACCGAAGACAGCCGATAAGGCGACCGCAGACTGACCAATCCACCGCACGAGCCTGAAGCCCGGTGCGGATTTTCTCTTTCTCTCGACCCCGAGCGCCGCGGGTGGTAACTGCAAAGTACCGGAAGCCCCTCGGAGTGGATATGACGCGCGTACTGATCGATCAGGACATCACGCCCACCGACCGACTCCTCGATTCCCTCCCCGACGAGTGGGAGCCGACCGTCGGCGTCGACGGCGACGAGGACGCCCTTCTCGACGTTGTCGCCGACTACGAGGTTCTCCTCGTCACGTCGCGGGTCCCGCTCTCTCGCCGGGTCATCGACGCCGCCGACAACCTTGAACTGATCGGAAAACTGGGAACCGGAATCGACTCCGTCGACCTCGACGCCGCGCGCGACAACGGCGTCACCGTCACGCACACTCCGGGGCACAACGCGCTCTCGGTGGCCGAGCACGCGATGACGCTCACGCTCGCGTGCGCTCGGCGATTACCGACCGCCGAGTCCCTTCTCGCGGAGGGCAAGTGGCGCGACGAGTACCCGTTGGGCACGCAGATATCCGGCTCGACGATCGGGGTCGTTGGCTTCGGAAACGTCGGCAAACGGGCCAGTAAGCTCTTTTCGGGGTTCGACGTCGACGTGTTGGTCACCGATCCGTACGTCCCGAGTATCGACGCGGAGTTGACCGACGCCGAACGCCGGTCGCTCGAGGAGGTCCTCGAACTGAGCGATGTCGTGATCCTCACGCCGGAGCTAACCGAGGAGACGCGGGGGCTGATCGGAGCCGACGAGCTGGCCCGGATGCAGTCGTCGGCGATCCTCGTCAACGTCTCTCGCGGTCCCGTCGTCGAGCAGGACGCGCTCGTCGACGCGCTGGAAGCCGACGGGATCGCTGCCGCCGGACTCGACGTGTTCGCCGACGAACCGCTCGATAGCGACGCCCCGCTGCGAGCGTTCGAGAACGTGGTGACGACGCCGCACATAGCGGCGATGACGACGACGTGTCGACGCGGCAACATCGATCAACTGGCGGAGAACGTGACCCGGCTGACGTCCGGTGAGGCCGTCCTCGATCGCTACGTGCCCGTCCGTGGCGATTGAGTCCGGTCTTCGTTTGAAAAGCTGTAGTAGCGTTTGCGAGTCTTCACCACTCGATCGCACGCTGTCGTGCGACCGGGTGGGCAATCAGTTGCAAACGTTACTATCACAGCGCTGGTCTTCTGTCGAGACGCGGCCCGCTTTCGCTCCGACGACTGAGCGGACGTGTCGGTGTGTCGATCGCTTGTTTTGTGGGCTCTTGGGGTCTATCCTGCCTCGTTTGCGGATCACGAGAATAACCTCTATAAAATAACCAATCCGATATGGTCGTTATTATCTTCGAGGGGTCGTGTGGCCCTTTCGCGCTCGCGTTCGGCGTAGTCGTTGGCGTCGTGGAATTATATCACAGTCGTACCCTTGTTATTCTAATGGCTATCGGTCGACATTTTGTCTACTGGCGCGACCTATGACCGCCCGACGCTCCAGTGAGACGTCGAGGTGACTTGACGTTACGCCACGTATTACTGTACCTATTGCAGATACGTATCCTTAATTCGGTTTTATTCGTCCGTTCTTGGACTACAGACCGGATATCGAATTATCTTATTTCATATCATAACTATCCGGTATGCTCGTAATCTACTCACGCAATTTTGCACGCGGTTCTCACCGATTACCGCCCGCGCACGAACGAGACAACACACGAGCGGACGTCGCCTTGTCCGTCCCTGTGCCCGCACAGCGGATCGTCCGGTCCCCACTACACAGCGACCGTGTGCCTGATCCGGTTGTCACTGTTCTCGGTCTATGCCCCTTCTCCGTCAGCGGATCGTCGACCGTATTTCCTGTTTTTCCCGACGGTGTATTCGATCCCACTCGGTGTGATCGTGGGGCCGACAGTGCCACGTCTATGCGCAATCGCTCTAGACACACAGTCGCTCCGGTCGTCGAGTCTCCGGCTGTCGCCGCCGTCATTTCCGCTCTCGTCCGAACAAATCGGAATCTTCAACAACGCGCCGCAGCTATAGCGCATATGCCCAACGATCGCACCTCCCTCACCACCGTCGCGCGGGCGTTCGAGATCGTCGATCTGCTGTGGGAGCTCGATGGGGCCGGGCCGTCTGAAGTCGCCGCGAGACTCGATCTCCCCGACAGCACGGTCTACGACTACCTCCGATCGCTCAGTGAGACTCGGTACGTCACCCGCGACAACGGCGAGTACCGCCTCAGTTCGTACTTCCTGACGATCGGTGGGAAAATGAAGTATCGGAATCGACTGTATCAGGTCGCGAAACCCGAAATGAAGCGCGTGGTCGCCGAAACCGACGAACTCGTCGGTCTCACGATCGAGAACGACGGGCGAGCGGTCGTGTATCATCAAGAGGAGGGTCGACAGGCGTTGAGCCTCGGCACGTATTCGGGCGCGGCGACGCCGTTGCACACGGTCGCCACCGGCAAGGCCATCCTCGCGTACCTGCCCGACGACCGCGTCGAGGAAATCCTCGACGAACACAGTCTCGAACAGCGGACGGACCAGACGATAACTGACTTAGACGTCTTAGCGCGCGAACTCGAAGAGATCAGAGAGACCGGATACGCCGTCGACTGGGACGAACAGGTCGTCGGAATGGGGATGGCGGCGGTCCCGATTCTGATCGATGAACAGGTGCTCGGTTCGTTCGGTATCGTCGTTCCCACCGGTCGGATTCGCGATCCGACCTATCAGGAGGAGATCTTACAGAAACTCCAAGAGATGACCAACAAGGTCACGATCAATTACCAGTACGGAAACTGATAGGGAGTATCGTACGTCCTCATAGAATTCCCATAAATCCTCCTCGAATTCTCGCCGGACAGTCCGGCGAGAATCTATCGACAGTTACGATACTCCCTTTGAGTGCAGTCGGGCCACATCTCCAAATACGCTCTCGACCCTTCTGAGGGGTGTTCTTTTGGCATCACGTGCACTCACAGAAAGGGAATCCGCTCGTTTTACTCGTCGTCGGTGAGCGCCGCTCGCACTTCGTCGGGGATCTCGACGGGTTTATTCTCCGGTTTCGAGACGCAGACGTGCTGTTCGTCCCCGAAAAACAGCTCGTTCCCGTCGTCGTCGGTGGCCGTGAGCTTCATCGCGAGGCTCTTGCCGCCGAGGTCCGGTTCGACGGTGATCGTGATGACGTCTCCCGCCTCGACCGGCCGCTTGAAGTCGGTGTCCATCGAGACGATCGGCATATGGACTCCGTGGTCGTCAGGAATGTCCCAGTAGGCAACACCGCGACTGTCCATAAACTCCTCGCCTGCGCGGTGCATCGCGTCGATGAGATTCGGGTAGTACGCGATCCCGTGGGGATCGGCGTCTCCCCACGCGCACTTCCATTCGTATTCGTACATCACTTCGGCTTTTTCGTCACCGTATAAGTAACTTCCCCTGATTCGTCGACACCTGTTCCGTTGACGAGTCGAAGTGCACCGGTCGTGAGCAACAGTTATGACCTTCCGCTCGAACCGATTCATCAACAGTATGTCCGAGTCGAGCCTCGAAGACGTCGTTCAATCGACAGAATCTGTCGTCGATCTGTTGCGCAGTCG
This DNA window, taken from Halobellus sp. LT62, encodes the following:
- a CDS encoding IclR family transcriptional regulator, which gives rise to MPNDRTSLTTVARAFEIVDLLWELDGAGPSEVAARLDLPDSTVYDYLRSLSETRYVTRDNGEYRLSSYFLTIGGKMKYRNRLYQVAKPEMKRVVAETDELVGLTIENDGRAVVYHQEEGRQALSLGTYSGAATPLHTVATGKAILAYLPDDRVEEILDEHSLEQRTDQTITDLDVLARELEEIRETGYAVDWDEQVVGMGMAAVPILIDEQVLGSFGIVVPTGRIRDPTYQEEILQKLQEMTNKVTINYQYGN
- a CDS encoding NAD(P)-dependent oxidoreductase; its protein translation is MTRVLIDQDITPTDRLLDSLPDEWEPTVGVDGDEDALLDVVADYEVLLVTSRVPLSRRVIDAADNLELIGKLGTGIDSVDLDAARDNGVTVTHTPGHNALSVAEHAMTLTLACARRLPTAESLLAEGKWRDEYPLGTQISGSTIGVVGFGNVGKRASKLFSGFDVDVLVTDPYVPSIDAELTDAERRSLEEVLELSDVVILTPELTEETRGLIGADELARMQSSAILVNVSRGPVVEQDALVDALEADGIAAAGLDVFADEPLDSDAPLRAFENVVTTPHIAAMTTTCRRGNIDQLAENVTRLTSGEAVLDRYVPVRGD
- a CDS encoding acyl-CoA thioesterase produces the protein MYEYEWKCAWGDADPHGIAYYPNLIDAMHRAGEEFMDSRGVAYWDIPDDHGVHMPIVSMDTDFKRPVEAGDVITITVEPDLGGKSLAMKLTATDDDGNELFFGDEQHVCVSKPENKPVEIPDEVRAALTDDE